AGGACCACGATCCCCGCGTCGATGCCGATCGGGAAGACATTGGCGAACTTGCCGAAGCCCTTGTCGAGGGCGAGATCGCGCACCGCCGCGTAGGAACCGGCGAAGCCGATCGCCGCGATCACCACCGCCCCGGTCACGACCACGCCGGCCAGTATTCGGTGCATCCGTGTCAGTTGCATCGCGGCCACCCGCGACCCCTCCCCGTCCTCAACAACAGCCGCATCAGCGTCGCATACACGTCAAGGCTCATGGGCGGGAAGGGGTCGTGTCGGCGAGTCAGGCGCCGCTCTTGGCGCCCTTACCGATGGCGCCGACGGCCTCCTTGGCCGCGGACTTGGCGTCCTTGAGCAGGTCGGCCGCGTCCGGGGCCTTGGCGGTCTCATAGCCCGCGCCGTCGTACTGGAGGGTGATGACGACATTGGCGGTGCGGACCACGACCGTCTGGTCGCGGAAGTCGTCGCCGTCCTTCTTCTCCTTGGTGCTGACCGTGGTCGCGTCGTCGCCGATGCCCGCGACCTTCTCGGTCTTGGGGTCGGTCACCTTGCCGGCGGTGGCGGCCCTGCTCGCCTGCTGGGCGGCGTACTCCCCGGCGCGCTTGTCGCCGGAGCCGAGCCCCGGGTCGGAGCGGAACAGCTTGAGGGAGACGGTCAGCGAGCGGTAGTCGAACTTGTCGAGGCCGCTCCACAGGCAGCTGGCCGACGTATTGGTGTCGGCCGAGGGAAGGGCCTTGCCCTTCTTGTTCTGCGCCTTGGGGACGAGCTCGTCGACCGTCTTCCCGGAAAGCGTGGAACACACATCGGGCAGCTTGCTGAACTTCGCTGCCGCGACGGTGGGAGAAGCGCTGGGCGAGCCGGGTCTCGCTGAGCCACCGGCGTTCTTGTCGTCCTTCTTGTCCGAGCCGGAGGAGCAGCCGGCGACGAGCACCACCGGTACGGTCGCGCAGGCGAGTATTCGGGCGAGTCGCGGGGCTGAACGGTGCATGGGTCCTTCGCTCATTCTCTGTCGATGGGCGGACGTGCCGCTCGCGTCATTAGTCGGCACGGTACGCGGCCGACGCGCGGGCGTCCCAATTTCCGAGGTCTCCGCGGGGTGGGGACGGGGCGCTCGCGGGGGTGCGGCGAGGACCCGTTATTCGTTGAGGCGACCAGTCAGTTCATCGGCCAAGTCCTGGGCGCTTTCCTGGAGTTCCTGGCTGCTGGGAATGTGCTTCTTGTCGGTCGTCCACTGGTCGTACTCAATGGTGGCAATCACATTCGAGGACCGGAACACGACGGTGATGTCGCGGTGGATACCCGAGTCCTTGGTGATCAGTTGGTCGTTGAGAAAGGCGTCGTCACCGAGGTCGTCCAGCCGGCGCGGGGCGGTGTCCTCCGAGGCGGTGTCACTTTCGTCACTTCCGCCGCTCGCATCGGCGCCCGCCGAGGGACTATCGGTGCTTTCGCTCCCCTTGTCGGTCTTGTCACCCTTACCGGCTTCGTGGCCCTTGTCGCCCTTGCTGCTCTTACCGGGCTCATCGGCGCTCGAACTGGCGGAGGCGGAGGAGCCGCTGGCGTCGCTCGAGCCGCCCCCGTCGCCCGAGCCGCTCTCCGGGCCGCTCTCGGAGCCGGAGGGGCTCGAGGGAGGGCTCGTGGCGTCCGGGATGTCGGCGGCGACGGCCTTCTTCTCGTACGTCTCCTGGGCCCGGTCGTCATCGCTGACCGAGGGGTCGTACGAGACCACCCGCTGGAAGTCGATCGTGAGATAGCGCGTGCCGCTCGTGGTCTCGACCTTCCAGCGGCAGCCGTCCCGGCGGTCTATGTCATACGTCACGGCCGCCTGGCCGTCGTACACCTTGTCGTCCTGCTCGGCGCCGGGCAGCAGGGCCTGGAGGGTCTTGCGGCTCACCGCGCCGCATGCCTCGGGCAGGGTGCGGTAGCGGCCGGGCTCGGCCGAGACGGCCGTCCCGGAGTCGCCGGAGGCGCCGTCGTCCGGGGCGGCCGTCGAATCGGAGCCGGTGCATCCGCCGAGCCCCGCGGCGGCGAGCACGGTGATGAGCACGGCGACGGCCGGGGTGGCCCGCCGCCCGTACGCCCTTCGCTGCGCTGGCTGCACTGTCGGTGTCCCTTCGAGCGACGGAAAACTCCTTGCCGCCCGCGGGCGGTGGCTGGACACAATGTCTATCGCACACACTGCCGTGCCTGCCGGTCGCCCGCCGCCTATGGGGTATTGGCCCGGCTTTTGCGTTTTCAGTCTTTTACGGGGGAATGAGTACATCATGTCGTATGTCGAGGTGCCCGGCGCGCAGGTGCCGATCCGGATGTGGACCGACCCCTCGACGGTCGAGGACGTGGCCATGCAGCAGCTGCGCAATGTGTCCACGCTGCCCTGGATCAAGGGCCTCGCCGTGATGCCGGATGTGCATTACGGGAAGGGTGCCACGGTCGGCTCGGTGATCGCGATGCAGGGCGCGGTGTGCCCGGCGGCGGTGGGGGTGGACATCGGCTGCGGGATGTCGGCCGTCAAGACGTCGCTGACCGCCAACGACCTTCCCGGGGACCTCTCGCGGCTGCGGTCCCGGATCGAGCAGGCGATCCCGGTGGGGCGCGGTATGCACGACGACCCGGTGGACCCGGGGCGGCTGCACGCGTTTCCGACGACGGGGTGGGACGACTTCTGGAGCCGGTTCGGGGGAGTGGCCCAGGCGGTCAGGTTCCGCCAGGAGCGGGCTGTCAAGCAGATGGGTTCGCTCGGATCCGGAAACCACTTCATCGAGTTCTGTCTCGATGACGAGGGCTCGGTCTGGCTGATGCTGCACTCCGGCTCCCGCAACATCGGTAAGGAGCTGGCCGAGTACCACATCGGCGAGGCCCGGAAGCTGCCCCACAACCAGAATCTGGTCGACCGCGACCTGGCCGTCTTCATCGCGGACACCCCGCAGATGGCCGCGTACCGGCACGATCTCTTCTGGGCGCAGGAGTACGCGAAGTACAACCGCGCGATCATGATGGCGCTCTTCCAGGACGTGGTGCGCAAGGAGTTCAAGAAGGCCCGCCCGGTCTTCGAGCCGGTGATCAGCTGCCACCACAACTACGTGGCCGAGGAGCGCTACGAGGGCATGGACCTTCTTGTGACCCGTAAGGGCGCCATCCGCGCCGGGAGCGGGGACTACGGGATCATCCCGGGCTCCATGGGCACCGGTTCGTACATCGTGCGCGGTCTGGGGAACGAGGC
This genomic interval from Streptomyces asiaticus contains the following:
- a CDS encoding RtcB family protein, yielding MSYVEVPGAQVPIRMWTDPSTVEDVAMQQLRNVSTLPWIKGLAVMPDVHYGKGATVGSVIAMQGAVCPAAVGVDIGCGMSAVKTSLTANDLPGDLSRLRSRIEQAIPVGRGMHDDPVDPGRLHAFPTTGWDDFWSRFGGVAQAVRFRQERAVKQMGSLGSGNHFIEFCLDDEGSVWLMLHSGSRNIGKELAEYHIGEARKLPHNQNLVDRDLAVFIADTPQMAAYRHDLFWAQEYAKYNRAIMMALFQDVVRKEFKKARPVFEPVISCHHNYVAEERYEGMDLLVTRKGAIRAGSGDYGIIPGSMGTGSYIVRGLGNEASFNSASHGAGRKMSRNAAKKRFSIQDLAEQTRGVECRKDSGVVDEIPGAYKPIEKVIDQQRDLVEVVARLKQVVCVKG
- a CDS encoding DUF3558 domain-containing protein, with the translated sequence MQPAQRRAYGRRATPAVAVLITVLAAAGLGGCTGSDSTAAPDDGASGDSGTAVSAEPGRYRTLPEACGAVSRKTLQALLPGAEQDDKVYDGQAAVTYDIDRRDGCRWKVETTSGTRYLTIDFQRVVSYDPSVSDDDRAQETYEKKAVAADIPDATSPPSSPSGSESGPESGSGDGGGSSDASGSSASASSSADEPGKSSKGDKGHEAGKGDKTDKGSESTDSPSAGADASGGSDESDTASEDTAPRRLDDLGDDAFLNDQLITKDSGIHRDITVVFRSSNVIATIEYDQWTTDKKHIPSSQELQESAQDLADELTGRLNE